In Hyphomicrobiales bacterium, a single window of DNA contains:
- a CDS encoding TRAP transporter small permease subunit has protein sequence MPLLLAVSRAIDRLSRWLGIIANWMVLLAALVCAADAILRYSVNGLLRLSGGGNGGLGLWLFDLYRGNSNSLRDLQLILFAGMVMLGASWTLKLNEHVRVDLVYTSVSDRARVWIDLIGTLLFLAPFCILMVYFSWAWFVEAWVSNEMSQNAGGMPRWPLKLFIPLGFSLILLQGLSELIKCVHSLLTGERREHAYEKPVQ, from the coding sequence ACTCCTCTTGGCCGTGAGCAGGGCCATCGACCGGCTTTCCCGCTGGCTCGGAATCATCGCCAACTGGATGGTGCTTCTCGCCGCCCTCGTCTGCGCGGCGGACGCGATTCTGCGCTACAGCGTGAACGGATTGCTGCGCCTTTCCGGCGGCGGCAACGGCGGCCTCGGCCTCTGGCTGTTCGATCTCTACCGCGGCAATTCCAATTCGCTGCGCGACCTGCAACTGATCCTCTTTGCCGGCATGGTGATGCTGGGCGCCTCCTGGACGCTAAAGCTCAACGAGCATGTGCGCGTCGATCTTGTATACACATCGGTCAGCGACAGGGCGCGCGTGTGGATCGATCTGATCGGCACACTCCTCTTCCTCGCCCCCTTCTGCATCCTCATGGTCTATTTCAGCTGGGCCTGGTTCGTGGAGGCCTGGGTATCGAACGAAATGTCCCAGAATGCAGGTGGAATGCCGCGCTGGCCGCTGAAGCTGTTCATTCCCCTGGGCTTCAGCCTCATCCTGCTGCAGGGGCTGTCGGAACTGATCAAATGCGTGCATTCCCTGCTCACCGGTGAACGCCGCGAACACGCCTACGAGAAGCCCGTGCAATGA
- a CDS encoding TRAP transporter large permease subunit, translating into MMAFVAHNMAPLMFAGLILFMLYGYPAAFSLAAVGLFFGFLGVELGLIAPDFLGNIIFQIEGVLRNDLLLAIPFFTLMGAILERSGLAEDLLDGFGQLFGGVRGGLSYAVILVGAVLGAITGTVAASVIAMGLISLPVMMRYGYNIRHATGVIAASGTITQLIPPSLVLVVLADQMGVDVGEMYKGAMGPSVVQVLLFMAFVLLVSIFRPDHVPALPPEARTLRGWALVWRCLRGMVPSLALIFIVLGTIFTGLATATEAGAMGVLGALILAFLNGRLDRALVYYGMQSTMRITAMVVLILIGARVFSLVFQGVGGKEWIEGMLVALPGGQVGFLIAVNAFVFVIAFFLDFFEIAFIIVPLLAPVAQTLGINLVWFGVLLGANMQTSFMHPPFGFALFYLRGIAPSSVRSRDIYWGAIPWVILQLLLVIILIAFPELVTAFLDKEIVVAPDFEVIVPQGGQELDPLAPPAFDLNTPPPVQ; encoded by the coding sequence ATGATGGCGTTCGTTGCGCACAACATGGCGCCGCTGATGTTCGCGGGGCTGATCCTCTTCATGCTCTATGGCTACCCCGCCGCCTTTTCGCTGGCGGCGGTGGGATTGTTCTTCGGCTTTCTTGGTGTTGAACTGGGCCTCATCGCACCAGACTTTCTCGGCAACATCATCTTCCAGATCGAAGGCGTGCTGCGCAACGACCTGCTGCTCGCCATACCCTTCTTCACCCTGATGGGTGCGATCCTGGAACGGAGCGGATTGGCCGAAGACCTGCTCGATGGTTTCGGACAATTGTTCGGCGGCGTGCGCGGCGGCTTGTCCTATGCGGTGATCCTGGTGGGCGCCGTGCTCGGTGCCATCACGGGCACGGTCGCGGCCTCCGTGATTGCCATGGGATTGATCTCGCTCCCGGTCATGATGCGCTACGGCTACAACATCCGTCACGCCACGGGCGTGATCGCGGCATCGGGGACCATCACGCAACTCATTCCGCCCTCGCTCGTGCTGGTCGTGCTCGCGGACCAGATGGGGGTGGACGTGGGCGAGATGTACAAGGGCGCCATGGGCCCCAGCGTGGTCCAGGTGCTGCTTTTCATGGCCTTCGTGCTGCTGGTCTCGATCTTCAGGCCGGACCATGTGCCCGCCCTGCCGCCGGAAGCGCGCACCTTGCGCGGCTGGGCGCTGGTCTGGCGCTGCCTGCGCGGCATGGTGCCGTCGCTGGCCCTGATCTTCATCGTGCTGGGTACGATCTTCACGGGCCTCGCCACCGCGACGGAAGCGGGTGCCATGGGTGTGCTCGGCGCATTGATCCTCGCCTTTCTCAACGGCCGCCTCGATAGGGCACTTGTCTATTACGGGATGCAGTCGACCATGCGCATCACCGCCATGGTGGTGCTGATCCTCATTGGTGCGCGCGTCTTCAGCCTCGTCTTCCAGGGCGTTGGCGGCAAGGAATGGATCGAAGGCATGCTGGTGGCGCTGCCGGGCGGGCAGGTGGGCTTCCTCATCGCGGTCAACGCCTTCGTCTTCGTCATCGCCTTCTTCCTCGACTTCTTCGAGATCGCCTTCATCATCGTGCCGCTGCTCGCGCCCGTGGCGCAGACACTGGGCATCAACCTCGTTTGGTTCGGTGTGTTGCTGGGGGCCAACATGCAGACGAGCTTCATGCATCCGCCATTCGGGTTCGCGCTCTTCTACCTGCGCGGCATTGCACCTTCTTCGGTACGAAGCCGCGACATCTACTGGGGCGCCATTCCCTGGGTGATCCTGCAGTTGCTGCTGGTCATCATCCTGATCGCCTTCCCCGAACTGGTGACGGCCTTCCTGGACAAGGAGATCGTGGTGGCCCCCGATTTCGAAGTGATTGTGCCGCAAGGCGGCCAGGAGCTTGATCCCCTCGCGCCGCCGGCATTCGACCTCAACACGCCGCCCCCCGTGCAATGA